The window TGAAAGAGCAGGTAGTGCACGTCAACCGTGTGGCCAAGGTGGTCAAGGGCGGACGGCGCTTTAGCTTCAACGCTATCGTTGTTGTGGGCGATGGCAAAGGACACGTAGGCGTGGGACTGGGCAAGGCCAACGAGGTGACCGACGCCATTTCCAAAGGGTCGGAAGCGGCCAAGAAGAACATCATGCGCGTGCCGCTGGTGGGGAACACCATCCCGCACCTCGTCATTGGCAAGTATGGCGCCGGCAAGGTGCTGCTTCGCCCGGCCTCGCCTGGAACTGGCGTCATCGCAGGCGGCGCGGTGCGTGCCATCATGGAGGCGGCCGGCGTGCGGGACGTGCTGACCAAGTCCCTGGGCTCCGCTAACCCTCATAATGTGGTCAAGGCGACCGTGGTTGCCCTCAGCAAGTTGGTGGATGCCCGGGCGATGGCCAAGAAGCGGGACATGAGCCTCCGCGAGTTGTTTGGGCTGGAGGAAACCCCGGCTAAGGCAGAAAACGACTGAGCGAGACGGATGTAGCAATGGCAAAGAAGACGCGGAAACTTCGGGTGACCTTGGTGCGGAGTACCATAGGCCGCCATTGGCGGCAGAAATTGACAGTGCGGGCGCTCGGTCTGCGTAAGCTCCACCAGAGCGTGGAACACCTGGACACGCCGCAGATCCGGGGGATGATCGCCAAGGTTGGTCACCTGGTGAACGTGGAGGAGCTGTAGCGGCATGCCTGAGGGTGCCGCTATGGGAATGTGTGCGATAAGCAAGCCTTGAGGAACGATGAACCTATCGCAGCTAAAACCACCCGCAGGGTCAAAGAAACAGCGCAAACGCCTGGGCAGAGGCGATGCCTCTGGGCACGGAGGCACCTCAACGCGGGGCCACAAGGGACAGCATTCTCGGTCCGGCGCGAAGCATCGGGCCTGGTTCGAGGGTGGACAGATGCCCCTGCAACGGCGAGTGCCCAAGCGGGGTTTCACCAGCCCCTTCAAGAAAGAGTACCAGGTCGTGAACCTTTCTGACCTGGAGCGCCTGGAGGCGGTAACGACCGTCGACCCTGCCGTGCTTCGCGAGAAGGGGCTTATCAAGAAGAAAGGGCTCCCCGTCAAGATACTTGGCTCCGGGCAGCTGACTCGCGCTTTGCAGGTATCCGCTCACGCGTTCAGCAAGTCCGCCAAGGAAAAGATTGAGAGCGCAGGCGGGAAGGTGACGGTGCTATGATCAGGGAATTCCAGAGCGCCTTCAAGATCCCAGAGCTGAAGCGGAAGATCCTCTTCACGCTCGGCATTCTGGTTGTCTATCGTATCGGTGGCCACGTGCCCATCCCCATGGTCAGCGGACCGGCACTGACTGCCTATATCGACTCGGCAATGGGGGGCGGCGGCCTTCTCGGGCTCTACGACCTTTTCGCCGGAGGCGCCCTGAAGCGGGCCACCGTGTTCGCGCTCGGCATCATGCCCTACATTTCTGCCTCGATTATCTTGCAACTGCTCGGGGCAGTGGTGCCCTATTTCCAGAAGTTGCAGAAGGAAGGCGAGGCGGGACGCAAGAAGATCACCCAGTACACGCGATACGGCACGGTGCTCATCTCCGCCTTCCAGGCGTACGGGGTGTCGGTCTTTCTGCGCTCCATTCCGCCAGTGGAGACTGTCACCAAGACGGGGGAGCGCATCCTGTTGCGGGTCGTGTCTGCCGACACTACGGGGCAGATCATTCTCTTCACGTTTCTGACGATGTTGACCCTGGCCGCGGGGACGGTGCTCATCATGTGGCTGGGGGAGCAGATCACGGAACGGGGCATCGGCAACGGCATTTCCCTGATCATTTTCATCGGCATCATTGCCCGCTTCCCGAACTCCATCTTCAACGAGCTGCAGCAGGCGCTCACTGGGAATCGTGGTTTGCTCACGGAGATCTTGCTCATCGCGGTCTTTGTGGGCACGGTGGCGGCAACGGTGGCCCTCACGCAGGGCACTCGCAAGATCCCCGTGCAGTACGCCAAGCGCATCATTGGCCGGAAGATCTACGGGGGGCAGAGCACCCACTTGCCACTGCGCGTCAACACGGCAGGCGTAATGCCCATCATCTTCGCTCAGTCGATTCTGTTTGTGCCGCAGACGATTCACACTTTTCTGCCCAAGAGTGGTTTCGTCGAGTCGTTGAACAACATGTTCTCTGCCACCTCGGTGGTTTACTGGCTGATCTACGGGATCTTGATTGTCTTTTTCACCTACTTCTACACGGCGATTGCTTTCAACCCCGTCGATGTGGCGGATAACATGAAGAAGTACGGGGGCTTTATCCCGGGTGTGCGCCCGGGTGCCAAGACCAGCGAGTTCATCG of the Calditrichota bacterium genome contains:
- the rpsE gene encoding 30S ribosomal protein S5, encoding MERINPSELELKEQVVHVNRVAKVVKGGRRFSFNAIVVVGDGKGHVGVGLGKANEVTDAISKGSEAAKKNIMRVPLVGNTIPHLVIGKYGAGKVLLRPASPGTGVIAGGAVRAIMEAAGVRDVLTKSLGSANPHNVVKATVVALSKLVDARAMAKKRDMSLRELFGLEETPAKAEND
- the rpmD gene encoding 50S ribosomal protein L30, whose protein sequence is MAKKTRKLRVTLVRSTIGRHWRQKLTVRALGLRKLHQSVEHLDTPQIRGMIAKVGHLVNVEEL
- the rplO gene encoding 50S ribosomal protein L15, with amino-acid sequence MNLSQLKPPAGSKKQRKRLGRGDASGHGGTSTRGHKGQHSRSGAKHRAWFEGGQMPLQRRVPKRGFTSPFKKEYQVVNLSDLERLEAVTTVDPAVLREKGLIKKKGLPVKILGSGQLTRALQVSAHAFSKSAKEKIESAGGKVTVL
- the secY gene encoding preprotein translocase subunit SecY; the protein is MIREFQSAFKIPELKRKILFTLGILVVYRIGGHVPIPMVSGPALTAYIDSAMGGGGLLGLYDLFAGGALKRATVFALGIMPYISASIILQLLGAVVPYFQKLQKEGEAGRKKITQYTRYGTVLISAFQAYGVSVFLRSIPPVETVTKTGERILLRVVSADTTGQIILFTFLTMLTLAAGTVLIMWLGEQITERGIGNGISLIIFIGIIARFPNSIFNELQQALTGNRGLLTEILLIAVFVGTVAATVALTQGTRKIPVQYAKRIIGRKIYGGQSTHLPLRVNTAGVMPIIFAQSILFVPQTIHTFLPKSGFVESLNNMFSATSVVYWLIYGILIVFFTYFYTAIAFNPVDVADNMKKYGGFIPGVRPGAKTSEFIDHILTRITLPGSIALAIVAIFPYFLTKVSNVSYDFASFYGGTSLLIVVGVVLDTLQQVESHLLMRHYDGFLKTGRIKGRRRM